In the genome of Enterococcus sp. DIV2402, the window GACGTACTGTTTGCCGTATGATTACAAAACGTATTACAGTTATTGGACATTAGAGAAAAAAGGTATCTCGTATCCTATTTTCCATACTAAGATAATGTCGCAATTAAATGGATTGGAACAATTTATTTTACCAATTTTTGGAATACTAGGTTTGCGAAAAACAGCATTTATTGCCTATAACGAAATAACAGAAATCAACGTTTGTTTTAAAAAATATAAGCTTAACCCGACAAAAGTAGCGATTAGTTGGAACGGTTATACACCTCGTATGCATCAAACATTACGTGAACCATTTTATCTACAAGTAACTACACGTAAAAAAGAAGTGATTGAACTCGATTTACGGGGCTATTATCGTGTGAACTCAAAAGAACGAAAAATGCTAGGAACTATTTTTACTTTCTTAAAAAGCAAACAATTTATTTTTATTGATGCTGAAAACAGTTATACGCTTGTTAGAAAACAAGAAAATATCATTGAACATATGTACGAAAAAGCTTAGGGCATTCTAACGCCCTAAGCTTTTTATTTAATCAACTTTTGTTTTCTCAAATAATGATCAATGTTTTCGGCAGGTTTTTGACTAAAGTAGTCAGCAAATTTTTTCGTCCAACGTTTTGTTTCGCGAGCTTCTCCAAATTTTTCCATTGTTTCATCGTAATCTGCAATCAATTGTTCATCATAAGGCTGGTACGTATCATAATGAATGACGGCTTTTTCAGGTAAGCGCGGTTTCACTTTCATATCCACAATTGGTTTGCCGATACTTAATCCTGCGACAGGATAGACATAATCAGGTAGGTGCAATAAGTCACTGATTTCCTCAATATTGTTTCGAACACTTCCGACGGGGACCACACCTAAACCGAGTGATTCACTGGCGATAATCGCATTTTGCAAGGCGAGGCTAGTATCAGTAGTAGCAATAATTAAAGGATGCAAACCATCGTCAACGGGATAAGGAACGTCTTGTTGCTGGGCGATTTGTTGTGTTCGTTTTAAATCCGCCACAAATAATAAAAAGACAGAACTGTTTAACATATGGGGATTACCTGGATTCCATTCCACTAATTGTTGGCGAATCGCTTGATCTCTAATCACAATAATCGAATACATTTGGCCGTTCATCCAAGAAGGCGCTTGACGTGCAGCCGCTAAAATGGCTTGTAATTTTTCATCTGAAAGTTGGTAATCACCATCGAAGTTGCGGTAACTACGATGGTTTGTTAACAAATTGATTG includes:
- a CDS encoding helix-turn-helix domain-containing protein codes for the protein MSLAQNIVRFRKENELSQQQLAEQLNISRQSVSKWENGESLPGIDNLILLSGLLNISLDELITGEAYLSFPLHYGKPQSAKPAIILITILVSLFIGSLMMEISEWRSIGDALSMILISLFVATLFYVFLTYCLPYDYKTYYSYWTLEKKGISYPIFHTKIMSQLNGLEQFILPIFGILGLRKTAFIAYNEITEINVCFKKYKLNPTKVAISWNGYTPRMHQTLREPFYLQVTTRKKEVIELDLRGYYRVNSKERKMLGTIFTFLKSKQFIFIDAENSYTLVRKQENIIEHMYEKA
- a CDS encoding NADPH-dependent oxidoreductase, which codes for MNETINLLTNHRSYRNFDGDYQLSDEKLQAILAAARQAPSWMNGQMYSIIVIRDQAIRQQLVEWNPGNPHMLNSSVFLLFVADLKRTQQIAQQQDVPYPVDDGLHPLIIATTDTSLALQNAIIASESLGLGVVPVGSVRNNIEEISDLLHLPDYVYPVAGLSIGKPIVDMKVKPRLPEKAVIHYDTYQPYDEQLIADYDETMEKFGEARETKRWTKKFADYFSQKPAENIDHYLRKQKLIK